From the genome of Sphingobacterium kitahiroshimense, one region includes:
- the dacB gene encoding D-alanyl-D-alanine carboxypeptidase/D-alanyl-D-alanine-endopeptidase — MKTSISLTLLSICLSPLYSIPTFSQSATKTKIEEAYRQFEKDPSLKNGTASLSVFDASTGIPIFQHNQEIGLATASTMKIITASTAFDILGKDFKFKTNLSYTGTIQADGVLHGDIIIEGSGDPTLGSNRYPETSEEQILNKWIYAIQNAGIKEIKGRIIGDDSRYQGYKVPGGWIWSDIGNYYGAGVSSLNWRENTVGVVFTPNDALGKPATIQKLTADLSYVKITNEVTTGKNGSGDNVYAYSGPYATNIYIRGTYGSDLKKTIEISVPDPAYDVAFQLTKALKNVGIKTAESPSNSKAISTTEISRHLLDTHESPDLAAIIYWFNQKSINLYGEALLKAIAYQTAQKTETSEGASFIQKYWENKLQINSSELNNQDGSGLSPQNRVTTAAMNKIMQYAQSQSWFPEFYKSLPEYNNMKMKSGTIGGALGYTGIQNNSTGQKFTFTLLVNNYSGSTSAMRKRMFTLLDVLK, encoded by the coding sequence ATGAAAACCAGTATATCCCTTACCCTTCTCAGTATCTGCTTATCCCCGTTATACAGTATTCCTACTTTTTCACAGTCAGCAACAAAAACAAAAATTGAAGAAGCTTACCGTCAATTTGAAAAAGACCCTTCATTAAAAAATGGTACAGCATCGCTATCCGTATTTGATGCAAGCACAGGAATACCCATTTTTCAGCATAATCAAGAGATAGGATTAGCAACGGCTTCTACGATGAAGATTATCACCGCCAGCACAGCATTTGATATCCTAGGCAAGGATTTTAAATTTAAAACCAATCTATCTTATACCGGAACGATACAGGCCGACGGCGTGCTCCATGGAGATATTATTATTGAAGGTAGTGGAGATCCTACCTTAGGAAGTAACCGTTACCCTGAAACCAGTGAAGAACAAATACTCAACAAATGGATTTACGCAATCCAGAATGCAGGTATTAAGGAAATAAAAGGCCGTATCATCGGTGATGATAGCCGCTATCAAGGATATAAAGTTCCAGGTGGCTGGATCTGGTCCGATATTGGAAACTATTACGGTGCAGGAGTGTCTTCACTAAACTGGAGAGAAAATACCGTAGGGGTAGTTTTCACACCTAACGATGCGCTTGGAAAACCAGCAACAATACAAAAGCTCACTGCGGATCTTTCCTATGTAAAAATCACGAACGAAGTGACTACCGGAAAAAACGGCTCGGGCGACAATGTATATGCTTATTCAGGTCCTTACGCTACAAATATTTACATCAGGGGCACGTATGGTTCAGATCTCAAAAAAACAATTGAAATCTCCGTACCGGATCCCGCTTATGATGTTGCCTTTCAATTAACAAAAGCACTTAAGAATGTCGGCATTAAAACTGCTGAATCACCAAGTAACAGCAAAGCGATTTCAACAACAGAAATCTCAAGACATCTTCTGGACACCCATGAATCACCCGATCTTGCTGCGATTATCTACTGGTTCAACCAAAAAAGCATCAACTTATACGGTGAAGCATTATTGAAAGCAATTGCATACCAAACGGCACAAAAGACTGAAACGAGTGAGGGAGCATCCTTTATTCAAAAATATTGGGAGAATAAATTGCAGATCAATAGCAGTGAACTCAACAATCAGGATGGGTCCGGTCTCTCTCCACAAAATAGGGTAACGACTGCTGCAATGAACAAAATTATGCAATATGCTCAATCACAATCCTGGTTCCCGGAATTCTATAAAAGTCTGCCCGAATACAATAATATGAAGATGAAAAGCGGTACAATTGGAGGTGCACTGGGCTATACAGGTATCCAAAATAATAGCACAGGACAAAAGTTTACCTTCACACTGTTAGTGAATAATTACTCAGGATCGACTAGCGCTATGCGCAAACGAATGTTCACACTTCTTGATGTATTAAAATAA
- a CDS encoding family 20 glycosylhydrolase, translating into MLEGGLAPNATVMSWTGIEGGIHAAKTGHDAIMTPVSHMYLDYYQGNPQSEPLAFNAELRLDKVYSFNPIPKELNAQEAKHILGPQANMWTEYITNFKHVEYMLFPRLLALSEVAWGTSKPEAYKSFENRVIHEFTYLDRKKINYSKAIFELNGNIVSRDGKMYYELSTIKNDNTIRYTTDGTAPTVQSAVYKEPVVVDRTMTINAANFSAARMVGSVLKQDFVISKSTGKSVQLLHEPNEAYQANGTATLVDGVYGNKQYFKKNWLGFNGKDLVATIDMSEPVSFSNVELNVVDQNASWIYYPQAVKVYISQDNQNFTLVKEVGKEVIAVSKGTIKLSFEKQTAKFVKVEVQHLNKIPAGSGGAGSPAWLFVDELSVY; encoded by the coding sequence ATTTTAGAAGGCGGTCTGGCTCCAAATGCCACAGTTATGAGTTGGACAGGTATTGAAGGTGGTATTCATGCCGCAAAGACAGGACACGATGCCATCATGACTCCCGTCAGTCATATGTATCTGGATTATTATCAAGGGAATCCGCAATCTGAACCGTTGGCTTTTAATGCTGAACTTCGCTTGGATAAAGTGTATAGCTTCAACCCGATACCCAAGGAGTTGAATGCGCAAGAAGCAAAGCATATCTTGGGACCACAGGCCAATATGTGGACGGAGTATATTACAAATTTTAAACATGTTGAATATATGTTGTTTCCTCGATTGTTGGCTTTGTCTGAAGTGGCATGGGGAACATCAAAACCGGAAGCGTATAAATCTTTCGAAAACAGGGTGATTCATGAGTTTACTTATCTGGACAGAAAAAAGATCAATTATAGTAAAGCTATTTTTGAATTGAATGGTAATATCGTTTCCAGAGACGGAAAGATGTATTATGAATTGTCAACAATCAAAAATGATAATACGATTCGCTATACTACAGATGGAACAGCACCGACTGTTCAAAGTGCCGTTTATAAGGAGCCTGTTGTAGTGGATAGAACAATGACCATCAATGCTGCAAATTTTAGTGCTGCACGTATGGTCGGTTCGGTCCTGAAGCAGGACTTTGTAATCAGTAAATCTACTGGGAAATCTGTTCAACTATTGCATGAGCCAAATGAAGCATATCAAGCTAACGGTACAGCAACATTGGTGGATGGAGTTTATGGAAATAAGCAGTATTTTAAGAAAAACTGGTTAGGATTTAATGGTAAAGATTTAGTGGCTACGATTGATATGTCTGAGCCAGTTTCATTTTCAAATGTGGAACTGAATGTCGTTGATCAAAATGCGAGTTGGATATACTATCCGCAAGCTGTTAAAGTTTATATTTCTCAGGATAATCAAAATTTTACTTTAGTAAAAGAGGTGGGAAAAGAAGTGATCGCCGTATCTAAAGGGACCATCAAATTGTCGTTTGAAAAGCAGACTGCTAAATTTGTTAAAGTTGAAGTGCAACATCTGAATAAGATTCCTGCAGGATCTGGTGGTGCGGGTTCGCCGGCTTGGTTATTTGTGGATGAGCTGTCGGTATATTAG
- a CDS encoding beta-N-acetylhexosaminidase, whose translation MRKILFLSFIFFYSSVLFAQKNLIPMPQHLEISKQGSFPLKGNLTVGAGAFETQAKYLANQLESLLQTKVTLKKSGPIRFQKINNTVSEKHDYYELKIGPSGVFIAASTESSAFYAVQTLLQLVEENQASGSIPALEIKDYAKFTYRGAHLDVSRHFFTADEVKLFLDYLSRYKMNKFHWHLTDDQGWRIEIKSHPKLTAIGAYRAVTDDVKDSKLTKDGRYGGFYTQEQIKDVVAYANKLQIEIIPEIEMPGHAQAALAAYPELSCTGGPFQVGTTWGVMDDIYCPKEETFALLEDVIDEVVTLFPSHYIHIGGDEAPKTRWKTCAHCQEMIKKEGLKDEFELQSYFIKRMEKYINAKGKDIIGWDEF comes from the coding sequence ATGCGTAAAATCCTATTTTTAAGTTTTATTTTTTTCTATTCTTCTGTCTTATTCGCACAGAAGAACCTGATACCGATGCCTCAGCATTTGGAGATATCAAAGCAAGGTTCCTTTCCTTTAAAAGGAAATCTAACCGTTGGAGCAGGGGCATTTGAGACCCAAGCAAAATATTTGGCTAATCAATTAGAAAGCTTATTACAGACGAAAGTTACTCTTAAAAAATCGGGACCAATCCGATTTCAGAAAATCAACAATACTGTCTCGGAAAAGCATGATTATTATGAATTAAAGATAGGTCCTAGTGGTGTCTTCATAGCCGCTTCTACAGAAAGTTCCGCTTTTTATGCTGTTCAAACTTTGTTGCAGCTTGTGGAGGAGAACCAAGCTAGTGGAAGTATTCCTGCTTTGGAAATTAAAGATTATGCGAAGTTCACTTATCGTGGTGCACATCTTGACGTCAGCAGACATTTTTTTACTGCCGATGAAGTGAAATTATTTTTAGATTATTTATCGCGTTATAAAATGAATAAGTTTCACTGGCATCTTACAGATGACCAAGGATGGCGTATTGAAATCAAAAGTCATCCGAAACTTACCGCTATCGGAGCATACCGTGCAGTGACAGATGATGTGAAAGATTCTAAATTAACTAAAGATGGCCGTTACGGCGGATTTTATACACAGGAGCAGATTAAAGATGTTGTTGCCTATGCAAATAAACTACAGATTGAAATAATCCCTGAAATTGAAATGCCAGGTCATGCTCAGGCTGCATTGGCTGCATATCCTGAACTTTCTTGCACTGGGGGTCCTTTTCAGGTAGGAACAACTTGGGGTGTTATGGATGATATCTATTGTCCTAAGGAGGAAACTTTTGCGTTATTGGAAGATGTGATCGATGAAGTTGTTACACTTTTTCCAAGTCATTATATTCATATCGGTGGCGACGAGGCACCTAAAACAAGATGGAAAACCTGTGCACATTGCCAGGAAATGATTAAAAAAGAAGGATTAAAAGATGAGTTCGAGTTGCAATCTTATTTCATCAAACGGATGGAAAAATACATCAATGCAAAGGGAAAAGATATTATCGGCTGGGATGAATTTTAG
- a CDS encoding aminopeptidase P family protein, translating into MTHSEKLTAIRSLMKEQGVDGYIIPSSDPHISEYLPDRYKCIAWTSGFTGSAGTLVITQDFAGLWTDTRYFVQANEQLAGSGFELVKLKVQGNAEYADWLGEHLTKGAKVAFDGNLASLLVAQSVQQILKPLDIVVDGHVDLLSPLWEGRPALPLAKAYLLADTTTGQSTKSKLAAVRAVLAKNRAQAHLVSSLDDLAWLLNIRGRDVPCNPVVLGFVYVTADEAILYIETAKLDSETVISLEASGVTVKPYEEVYAQVSNLAVESILIDPKRTCFAIYDSIPSGVKIIEKINPSASLKAIKNEVEIGHTRETMINDGVAMTKFFKWLESAVPAGGQSEISIAARLQEFREEQPGFNDISFGTIAGYLDHGALPHYSASKESNYDLKTSGLLLVDSGGQYQTGTTDITRVVSLGNITQEEKEDYTIVLKGTIEGSQAIYPQGSKGYQIDAITRRPIWATLRNYGHGTGHGVGFFLNVHEGPQTFNAANIDVAIEAGMISSIEPGLYREGKHGIRIENLVLSKHADSSIFGEFMDFETLTICYIATDLVDKTLLDQQHINWLNQYNQWVYDKLEGRLNDDEKAWLKTKTQAI; encoded by the coding sequence ATGACGCATTCAGAAAAATTGACGGCAATTAGAAGTCTGATGAAAGAGCAAGGTGTTGATGGTTATATCATTCCTTCTTCTGATCCGCATATAAGTGAATATTTACCAGATCGTTATAAGTGTATCGCTTGGACATCAGGGTTTACAGGTTCAGCAGGTACTTTAGTTATTACACAGGATTTTGCTGGTCTGTGGACAGACACCCGTTATTTTGTTCAGGCAAATGAACAGTTGGCAGGAAGCGGTTTCGAACTTGTGAAATTAAAAGTTCAAGGGAATGCGGAGTACGCAGATTGGTTAGGCGAGCATTTAACAAAAGGTGCCAAAGTTGCTTTTGACGGTAATTTAGCTTCTTTGTTAGTTGCACAATCTGTTCAACAAATCTTGAAACCTCTTGATATTGTAGTTGACGGTCATGTGGATCTATTGTCTCCATTGTGGGAGGGTAGACCGGCTTTGCCTTTAGCAAAAGCATATTTATTGGCCGATACGACAACAGGTCAATCTACAAAATCTAAATTGGCGGCTGTTCGCGCTGTATTGGCCAAGAATAGAGCACAGGCACATCTGGTTTCTTCTTTAGATGATCTAGCTTGGTTGCTTAATATCCGCGGACGTGACGTACCATGTAATCCTGTTGTTTTAGGATTCGTTTATGTGACAGCAGATGAAGCTATTTTATATATTGAAACAGCTAAATTAGACTCGGAAACGGTTATCAGTTTAGAAGCTTCCGGTGTAACTGTTAAGCCTTATGAGGAAGTGTATGCACAAGTGAGCAATCTAGCTGTAGAATCTATTTTGATTGATCCGAAAAGAACTTGTTTTGCTATTTATGATTCTATTCCTTCTGGCGTAAAAATCATTGAGAAAATCAATCCTTCAGCTTCTCTGAAAGCCATTAAAAATGAAGTAGAGATTGGACATACGCGCGAAACGATGATCAATGATGGTGTTGCGATGACTAAATTCTTTAAATGGCTGGAATCGGCAGTGCCTGCCGGTGGTCAATCTGAGATTTCTATAGCCGCAAGATTACAAGAGTTTAGAGAGGAGCAACCTGGTTTTAATGATATTAGTTTTGGTACCATTGCCGGCTATTTAGACCACGGTGCATTGCCACATTATTCCGCTAGTAAAGAAAGCAATTACGATTTAAAAACGTCAGGGCTGTTATTGGTCGATTCGGGAGGTCAATATCAGACAGGAACAACAGATATTACGCGTGTGGTTTCGTTGGGAAATATTACGCAGGAAGAGAAGGAAGATTATACAATTGTATTGAAAGGTACGATAGAAGGTAGCCAGGCTATTTATCCGCAAGGATCTAAAGGCTATCAGATTGATGCGATTACACGTCGTCCGATTTGGGCTACATTACGTAATTATGGCCATGGTACTGGTCATGGTGTTGGTTTCTTTTTGAATGTGCACGAAGGTCCGCAGACATTTAATGCCGCAAATATTGATGTTGCAATTGAAGCGGGAATGATCAGTTCGATTGAACCGGGGTTATACCGTGAGGGAAAACATGGTATCCGTATTGAAAATCTTGTCTTATCAAAACATGCTGATTCTTCCATATTCGGAGAGTTTATGGATTTTGAAACATTGACAATCTGCTATATTGCAACAGATCTAGTTGATAAAACGTTACTGGATCAGCAACATATAAACTGGTTGAATCAGTATAACCAATGGGTTTATGATAAACTGGAAGGCAGATTGAATGATGATGAAAAGGCTTGGTTGAAAACCAAAACGCAAGCAATTTAA
- a CDS encoding response regulator: MGSTNTIKIRTVTLVDDNAILRVIFSNMIKSFPDFPLQINLFENALDALEYFENKKENLDPSSEIIFVDINMPFMTGWEMMDKLEEFGHDFLNLLNIYIISSSTSRTDREQIQDYPFIDGYILKPIDKLKLYELIRKLNNEA, translated from the coding sequence ATGGGATCAACCAATACTATAAAAATAAGAACTGTCACCCTTGTCGATGATAATGCTATTTTACGCGTTATTTTCAGTAACATGATCAAGAGTTTTCCAGACTTTCCGCTACAGATCAACTTATTTGAAAATGCGCTAGATGCATTAGAGTATTTTGAAAATAAAAAGGAAAATCTCGATCCTTCTTCAGAAATAATATTTGTCGATATTAACATGCCCTTTATGACAGGTTGGGAAATGATGGATAAATTAGAAGAGTTTGGTCATGACTTTTTAAATCTTTTGAACATTTATATCATAAGTTCATCAACAAGCAGGACCGATAGGGAACAAATTCAAGACTATCCATTCATTGATGGATACATTTTGAAACCCATAGATAAACTTAAATTGTATGAATTGATCCGCAAACTCAATAATGAAGCATAA